In the genome of Halapricum salinum, one region contains:
- a CDS encoding TrmB family transcriptional regulator: MNESTLTTVLEDAGLSPYQAEAYVTVLELGSASATDVADKSGVPDPRIYDVLRDLEQRGYVETYEQDSLHVRAYSPESVLEDLRGRAERFEDAAKEIEGLWESPEIDSHTVSLVKRIDTVLDKAEAKIRAAENQVLVAVSQSQYVRLRDALQDAHDRGVHVRLAIYAEDSSNHSLPPESEFRTVATEVRHRSIPMPLIVLVDRTATCFAPHNLSTNRYGIIVEDRTHAYVFHWFFMAGLWESTEPLFTDEGESVPRTYVNIRNCIRDIAPLLEDGATITATIQGINVESGAEVTLEGEIVDIDYPSLEDAGRDSLFSYLGGQATIIVETDEGVSKVGGWGAVIEDYEATRIVIEDVSYE; this comes from the coding sequence ATGAACGAATCGACACTCACGACAGTACTCGAGGATGCCGGCCTTTCGCCGTACCAGGCAGAGGCGTACGTGACGGTCCTAGAGTTGGGATCAGCATCGGCGACCGATGTCGCCGACAAGAGCGGTGTTCCCGATCCGCGAATCTACGACGTGCTCCGAGATCTCGAGCAGCGTGGCTACGTCGAGACGTACGAACAGGACAGTCTCCACGTCAGAGCTTACAGCCCCGAATCGGTCCTCGAGGACCTTCGTGGGCGCGCCGAGCGGTTCGAGGACGCCGCAAAGGAGATAGAGGGGCTCTGGGAATCCCCGGAGATAGACTCCCACACCGTGAGTCTGGTCAAGCGGATCGACACCGTCCTGGACAAGGCGGAGGCGAAGATCCGTGCGGCGGAAAATCAGGTCCTGGTTGCCGTCAGCCAGAGTCAGTACGTCCGGCTTCGGGACGCCCTACAGGACGCACACGACCGCGGGGTCCACGTGCGGCTGGCGATATACGCGGAAGACTCGTCAAATCATTCGCTGCCTCCCGAGTCGGAATTCAGAACGGTCGCGACGGAAGTCCGGCACCGGTCGATCCCGATGCCGCTGATCGTCCTCGTCGATCGGACCGCGACCTGTTTTGCCCCGCACAACCTCTCGACGAACCGCTACGGCATCATCGTCGAGGACCGGACGCACGCCTACGTCTTCCACTGGTTTTTTATGGCCGGACTCTGGGAGTCGACGGAACCGCTCTTTACGGACGAGGGCGAATCCGTGCCGCGGACGTACGTCAACATCCGCAACTGTATCCGCGACATCGCACCGTTGCTCGAAGACGGCGCGACGATCACCGCAACCATACAGGGGATCAACGTCGAATCGGGCGCAGAAGTCACGCTCGAAGGGGAGATCGTCGACATCGACTATCCGAGTCTCGAAGACGCCGGCCGCGATTCGCTGTTCTCGTATCTCGGCGGGCAGGCGACGATCATCGTCGAGACCGACGAAGGAGTTAGCAAAGTCGGTGGCTGGGGCGCCGTGATCGAAGACTACGAAGCGACCCGGATCGTCATCGAAGACGTCAGCTACGAGTGA
- a CDS encoding glycoside hydrolase family 13 protein, which translates to MPEPRDNPRTIEPDSATVGDGEPAWWKEAVVYEIYPQSFNDSDGDGIGDIPGIIEKVDYLDDLGIDVVWLTPPYDSPHADNGYDIRDYRSILDDFGDMADFERLLAELHDRDIRLILDMVLNHTSDEHEWFEQSRREVEGYEDYYHWVDGDPEEPPNNWTSGFGGSAWEYDEVREAWYLHLFHEKQPDLNWRNPEVRAEMQDVVEFWLEKGIDGFRLDVFNIMSKPEGYPDGDPEDDWVGMDQFADGPNIHEYYRDLYDEVISNYDVMTVGEGMNLSPREAKRYCGESGDGLNMTYHYGHTLLDYGEDGWWDIVDWEVEEMREVLTRWVQQLEVTDAWNTVYLGTHDTPRIVSRFGNDDRYHYESATMLATLLSTFPATPFVYQGDELGMTNYPWSSREEMRDADATNRVRLALEEGRAEDFADVQDVVRYRSRDNARTPMQWSDREQAGFTESEPWIPINPAHEAINAADQRGREDSILSYYQDLIDLRHDEEALAYGVYDLLAEDHPRVWAYERTLEEDTILVVLNWAGRPSRVALGDADTVRSVLACNYDDPGTDLGSLALRPYEARVYRVN; encoded by the coding sequence ATGCCCGAACCACGAGACAACCCACGCACGATCGAACCTGACAGCGCGACCGTCGGCGACGGCGAACCAGCCTGGTGGAAAGAAGCCGTCGTCTACGAGATCTACCCGCAGAGCTTCAACGACAGCGACGGCGACGGGATCGGTGACATCCCCGGTATCATCGAGAAGGTCGACTACCTCGACGACCTGGGGATCGACGTCGTCTGGCTGACCCCGCCCTACGACTCCCCACACGCCGACAACGGCTACGACATCCGCGACTATCGCTCGATCCTCGACGACTTCGGCGACATGGCCGACTTCGAGCGCCTGCTCGCGGAACTCCACGACCGGGACATCCGGCTGATCCTCGACATGGTGCTGAACCACACCTCCGACGAGCACGAGTGGTTCGAGCAGTCCCGCCGGGAGGTCGAGGGCTACGAGGACTACTACCACTGGGTCGACGGCGACCCCGAGGAACCACCGAACAACTGGACCTCCGGCTTCGGCGGCTCTGCCTGGGAGTACGACGAGGTGCGCGAAGCGTGGTACCTCCACCTCTTTCACGAGAAACAGCCCGACCTGAACTGGCGCAATCCCGAGGTCCGGGCGGAGATGCAGGACGTCGTCGAGTTCTGGCTCGAAAAGGGGATCGACGGCTTCCGACTGGACGTGTTCAACATCATGTCCAAGCCCGAGGGCTATCCGGACGGTGACCCCGAAGACGACTGGGTCGGGATGGATCAGTTCGCCGACGGCCCGAACATCCACGAGTACTACCGCGACCTCTACGACGAGGTCATCTCGAACTACGACGTCATGACCGTCGGCGAGGGGATGAATCTCTCGCCGCGCGAAGCCAAACGCTACTGCGGGGAGAGCGGCGACGGCCTGAACATGACCTACCACTACGGCCACACCCTGCTCGACTACGGCGAAGACGGCTGGTGGGATATCGTCGACTGGGAAGTCGAGGAGATGCGCGAAGTCTTGACGAGATGGGTCCAGCAACTGGAGGTGACCGACGCCTGGAACACGGTCTATCTCGGCACGCACGACACCCCGCGGATCGTCTCGCGCTTCGGCAACGACGACCGGTATCACTACGAGTCGGCGACGATGCTCGCGACGCTCCTGTCGACGTTCCCGGCGACGCCGTTCGTCTATCAGGGCGACGAACTCGGCATGACGAACTACCCCTGGTCCAGTCGCGAGGAGATGCGCGACGCCGACGCGACCAACCGGGTCAGACTCGCCCTCGAGGAGGGCCGCGCCGAGGACTTCGCGGACGTGCAAGACGTGGTGCGCTACCGGTCGCGGGACAACGCTCGAACGCCGATGCAGTGGTCCGATCGGGAGCAGGCTGGTTTCACCGAGAGCGAGCCCTGGATTCCGATCAATCCGGCCCACGAGGCGATCAACGCCGCCGACCAGCGCGGTCGCGAGGACTCGATTCTGTCGTACTACCAGGACCTGATCGACCTTCGCCACGACGAGGAGGCGCTCGCCTACGGCGTCTACGATCTCCTCGCCGAGGACCACCCCCGCGTGTGGGCTTACGAGCGCACGCTCGAAGAGGACACGATCCTGGTCGTGCTGAACTGGGCCGGCCGACCCTCACGAGTCGCCCTCGGAGACGCCGATACCGTCCGGTCGGTCCTGGCCTGCAACTACGACGACCCGGGAACCGACCTCGGCTCTCTCGCGCTTCGCCCCTACGAAGCACGTGTCTATCGCGTGAACTGA
- the gghA gene encoding glucosylglycerol hydrolase, producing the protein MAEHIQLLTGPTEDLCEWHRQRREKHDDDFEVAKEIVSRLGAHYRDGVAEIGFWTPEIVKDGVPHDDVYLEVLTPTESVEVFDDGVDQQTIEVRRDRLPIYREGEYHWAVVEGMQPGTREQFGALYQLVYRQDGEWHTIQDPLAYSVPFGVFGPAELIDLETLDAERSDREYFQTLGTDEEPIPTNEDDGLPRIDPATSMVEIHPGTATENGSLGGLARRYERIGEKLRSDETLTAGEHIHLGYDAIQLMPIEPITEHRDNHDFWRVEGERVAPQGGETAELIAEQPDLINWGYDIVIRAFSAPNPAILETGRPHELVDFIAACHDLPDPIRVVFDIALGHAEGRADELLNSEFIEGPGMYGLELDYLHPVVRAIVLDLQRRKMDFGADGIRVDGAQDFKYHDPGPDELFHDDEFLAEMDAVTQEVGGTEYRPWMIYEDGRPWPRGDWELASTYRELIKQHPHSFQWSPITFAHNKPALLTFWASKWWRVFEVADFGENWITGVANHDTLRRGTQQPLPKGWEEDPINPYLGDDGPEIIDEAYDQPSTNMLLHCLLPGVPMDFLNANAHAPWSFMRDTDDLWNVKVVAEEDNVLDWHVPAELYDDERFFRRLKDLGIDERDDLDHFVHVLRDVGEATDWELEDMAATVEALGTPLDVETVTAEDLERFGEHWMADVNEFANLANWLDSLDEDRAEFMHRVREFRQDRPWLLEDIDVDGTEAFDYVHPVDGTVVYYGFRESPDGDEQILFVGNMEGPETTVEPTALDESIPESGWEVALASPGVESADTDSLSLDNGEAVVWTRQND; encoded by the coding sequence GTGGCAGAACACATTCAACTACTAACCGGACCGACCGAAGACCTCTGCGAGTGGCATCGACAGCGCCGGGAGAAGCACGACGACGATTTCGAGGTGGCCAAAGAGATCGTCTCCCGGCTGGGCGCACACTACAGAGACGGGGTAGCCGAGATCGGTTTCTGGACGCCCGAAATCGTCAAAGACGGTGTCCCGCACGACGACGTGTACCTGGAGGTGTTGACGCCGACCGAATCCGTCGAGGTGTTCGACGACGGCGTCGACCAACAGACGATCGAAGTCCGACGTGACCGACTCCCTATCTATCGAGAGGGGGAGTACCACTGGGCGGTCGTCGAGGGGATGCAACCTGGGACGCGCGAGCAGTTCGGCGCCCTCTACCAGCTGGTCTACCGCCAGGACGGCGAGTGGCACACGATCCAGGACCCGCTGGCCTACTCAGTTCCGTTCGGGGTGTTCGGCCCGGCGGAACTGATCGACCTGGAGACGCTCGACGCCGAGCGGTCCGACCGCGAATACTTCCAGACCCTGGGAACGGACGAGGAGCCGATCCCGACGAACGAGGACGACGGCTTGCCGCGAATCGACCCCGCGACGAGCATGGTGGAGATCCACCCCGGGACGGCCACGGAGAACGGGTCACTCGGCGGCCTCGCCCGACGATACGAGCGAATCGGCGAAAAACTCCGCTCGGACGAAACGCTCACCGCTGGCGAGCACATCCACCTGGGCTACGACGCGATCCAGTTGATGCCGATCGAGCCGATCACCGAGCACCGCGACAACCACGACTTCTGGCGTGTCGAGGGCGAGCGCGTCGCCCCACAGGGCGGTGAGACGGCCGAACTCATCGCCGAACAGCCCGACCTGATAAACTGGGGCTACGATATCGTCATCAGGGCGTTCTCCGCACCGAATCCCGCGATTCTGGAGACGGGACGGCCGCACGAACTGGTCGACTTCATCGCGGCCTGCCACGACCTCCCCGATCCGATCCGGGTCGTCTTCGACATCGCACTGGGCCACGCCGAGGGTCGCGCGGACGAACTGCTCAACTCGGAGTTCATCGAAGGGCCCGGGATGTACGGCCTGGAACTGGACTATCTCCATCCGGTCGTCCGCGCCATCGTCCTCGATCTGCAACGGCGGAAGATGGACTTCGGCGCGGACGGCATCCGCGTCGACGGCGCGCAGGACTTCAAGTACCACGACCCCGGGCCGGACGAACTGTTCCACGACGACGAGTTCCTCGCGGAGATGGACGCGGTCACCCAGGAGGTCGGCGGCACCGAGTACCGCCCCTGGATGATCTACGAGGACGGCCGGCCCTGGCCCCGCGGGGACTGGGAACTGGCCTCGACGTATCGGGAACTCATCAAGCAACACCCCCACTCCTTCCAGTGGTCGCCGATCACCTTCGCGCACAACAAGCCCGCGCTGCTGACCTTCTGGGCGAGCAAGTGGTGGCGCGTCTTCGAGGTCGCGGACTTCGGCGAGAACTGGATCACCGGCGTCGCCAATCACGACACGCTCCGCCGGGGGACCCAGCAACCCCTGCCGAAAGGCTGGGAAGAGGACCCGATCAACCCCTACCTGGGTGACGATGGACCGGAGATCATCGACGAGGCCTACGATCAGCCCTCGACGAACATGCTCCTCCATTGCTTGCTTCCGGGAGTGCCGATGGACTTCCTCAACGCCAACGCCCACGCTCCCTGGTCGTTCATGCGCGATACCGACGACCTGTGGAACGTCAAGGTCGTCGCCGAAGAGGACAACGTCCTCGACTGGCACGTCCCCGCCGAGTTGTACGACGACGAGCGCTTTTTCCGCCGTCTGAAGGATCTGGGTATCGACGAACGCGACGATCTCGATCACTTCGTCCACGTTCTGCGTGACGTCGGTGAAGCGACCGACTGGGAACTCGAGGACATGGCCGCGACTGTCGAGGCACTCGGTACGCCGCTGGACGTCGAGACTGTCACTGCCGAGGATCTGGAACGTTTCGGCGAACACTGGATGGCCGACGTCAACGAGTTCGCAAATCTCGCTAATTGGCTCGATAGCCTCGACGAAGACCGCGCCGAGTTCATGCACCGCGTCCGGGAGTTCCGCCAGGACCGACCGTGGCTGCTCGAAGACATCGACGTCGACGGTACGGAGGCGTTCGACTACGTCCACCCGGTCGACGGGACGGTCGTCTACTACGGCTTCCGCGAATCACCGGACGGCGACGAGCAAATTCTGTTCGTCGGCAACATGGAGGGGCCAGAGACGACGGTCGAACCGACGGCGCTCGACGAATCGATCCCCGAGAGTGGCTGGGAGGTCGCACTCGCGTCGCCGGGAGTCGAGTCGGCCGACACCGACAGCCTCTCGCTCGACAACGGCGAGGCAGTCGTCTGGACACGACAGAACGACTAA
- a CDS encoding ABC transporter ATP-binding protein produces MASVTLDHITKAYGNEIAVEDMNLEVRDSEFLTLVGPSGCGKSTTMQTIAGLTQPTEGSVYIGDRDVTNKPPKDRGIAMVFQNIALFPHMDVYDNISFGLRLRKYDQTEIEKRVDRAAEIVQLEGMMDRMPSEMSGGQRQRVAIARAIVREPDVFLMDEPLANLDAELRIHMRTQLQRLHRELDTTIIYVTHDQAQAMTMSDRIAVINNGNLQQVDPPLTCYNTPDNLFVARFIGSPAMNFFHGEGAEDGFDSEYIQMEFDPDANDVDVGQDIVLGIRPEDVYLERNRSEATRPSNTITAKVDVLEPMGDEVFSYLVLGSDVEASAEGRGEGQLLLSLDPQTPVEEGQDIEVVFDQDNVHLFDSASEQAITHRIV; encoded by the coding sequence AGACAGCGAGTTCCTCACACTCGTCGGTCCCTCGGGGTGTGGTAAGTCGACGACGATGCAGACGATCGCCGGGCTGACCCAGCCGACCGAAGGCTCGGTGTACATCGGCGATCGAGACGTCACGAACAAGCCACCGAAGGATCGCGGGATCGCGATGGTCTTCCAGAACATCGCGCTGTTCCCGCACATGGACGTCTACGACAACATCTCCTTCGGGCTTCGACTCCGAAAGTACGATCAGACAGAGATCGAAAAGCGCGTCGATCGCGCGGCCGAGATCGTCCAGCTCGAAGGAATGATGGACCGCATGCCCTCGGAGATGTCCGGTGGGCAGCGCCAGCGCGTCGCCATCGCACGCGCGATCGTCCGCGAACCCGACGTGTTCCTGATGGACGAACCGCTGGCGAATCTGGACGCCGAGTTGCGCATCCACATGCGCACCCAGCTCCAGCGACTCCACCGGGAACTGGACACGACGATCATCTACGTCACCCACGACCAGGCCCAGGCGATGACGATGTCCGATCGCATCGCCGTCATCAACAACGGGAATCTCCAGCAGGTCGATCCGCCACTGACCTGTTACAACACGCCGGACAACCTGTTCGTGGCCCGGTTCATCGGGTCGCCTGCGATGAACTTCTTCCACGGCGAGGGAGCCGAAGACGGGTTCGACTCGGAGTACATCCAGATGGAGTTCGATCCCGACGCCAACGACGTCGATGTCGGACAGGACATCGTGCTGGGTATCCGCCCCGAAGACGTCTACCTCGAACGGAACCGGTCCGAGGCGACGAGACCGTCGAACACGATCACGGCGAAAGTGGACGTCCTCGAGCCGATGGGCGACGAGGTCTTCTCGTATCTGGTACTCGGCTCGGACGTCGAGGCCAGCGCTGAAGGCCGCGGGGAGGGACAACTCCTCCTCAGTCTGGACCCGCAGACTCCGGTCGAAGAGGGCCAGGACATCGAGGTCGTTTTCGACCAGGATAACGTCCACCTCTTCGATTCGGCCAGCGAGCAGGCGATCACGCACAGGATCGTCTGA